In the Cylindrospermopsis raciborskii Cr2010 genome, AAGCTAAGGGTATTGATATTACTGCACTCGAATAAACTATTACCTCCACCAGAATACCCTTGGGAGGTTTTTAAAAACTGGAGTTTATACTAAAGAGAAGAGCGATTGCGAAGCACTCCCTACGGGAGATCGCCAATTACCCGTTATTGTTTAAATTAATCCATACCTGGAGACTGTCTGTGGGGGAGACCGGGAATCAATTCTGGGTCTCAAAGCGAAAGTCGGTTTAAAACCGACTGGTTTTGTGATATTGTAAGTTGAGTTCAATAACTCAACATCCCTAAACAAACTATGTTATATTAAATTAAACCGATTAAGTCAGTACCAAAGTGGGAGGTATAGACATGGTGAGGCAAATTCCATCAAAAACTCAACTGGGGGTGATAGAATCTAACATTAGTCATGGTGTGGAGACGCCTAAAATTGTCTACCCAGAAAGTGATAATAAACCTATGGCGGATAACACTAGACAATTTACATGGATTGTCAAAATTAAGGAAAATTTAGAAATACTATTTAAGTCCAATGCAGATGTGTTTGTGGCTGGGGACTTATTTTGGTATCCAGTGGAGGTAGTAACAAAATTAAACTAGCCCCTGACACCATGGTAGTGTTTGGGAGACCCAAAGACTCGGGGTCTTATCTACAGTGGGAGGAGGATAATATTCCACCCCAGGTGGTGTTTGAAATTTTATCTCCTGGTAATAATAATACTGAGATGGACAGAAAAAAGCTCTTTTATCTGGAACATGGAGTGGAGGAGTATTATGTATATGATCCAGATAGGATTAGTCTAGAAGTATCCATTAGGGAAAATAACTCATTTAAGGAAATTGAGAATTTTACCACTTGGACCAGTCCAAGATTGAAAATAAGATTTGACATGACCCAAGATGAATTAGTCATCTATTATCCAGATGGGAGTAAGTTTCTTAGTCCTGTAGAATTGAGTAATTATGCAGAACAAGAAACTCAACGTGCAGAACGTGAAAAATTGCTTAAAGAGCAAGAAACTCAACGTGCAGAACGTGAAAGACTTCTCAAAGAGCAAGAAACCCAACGTGCAGAACGTGAAAGACTTCTCAAAGAACAAGAAACTCAACGTGCAGAGCGTGAAAGACTTCTCAAAGAGCAGGAAACTCAACGTGCAGAACGCGAAAGACTTCTCAAAGAGCAGGAACAAATAAAGTATCAAACCTTGCTATCACAATTAAAAGCTAAGGGTATTGATATTACTGCACTCGAATAAACTATTACCTGCACCAGAATACCCTTGGGAGGTTTTTAAAAACTGGAGTTTATACTAAAGAGAAGAGCGATTGGGAAGCACTCCCTACGGGAGCTGGCGAAACACTCTCTATGGGAGCTCCCCAGGGGATTAACCATAATTGTTTAAATTAACCCCTACCTGGAGACTGTCTGTGGGAGAGACCGGTCTCAAAGCGAAAGTCAGTTTAAAACCGACTAGTTTTGTCATGGGTAATCGTAGGTTGGGTTGAGGCACGAAACCCAACAAACCAACCGGATATATATAAATGCGATTGACTCCATACAGGCGATTGCGAAGCACTCCCTAGGGGAGATCGCCAATTACCCGTTATTGTTTAAATTAATCCATACCTGGAGACTGTCTGTGGGGGAGACCGGGAATCAATTTTGGGTCTCAAAGCGAAAGTCGGTTTTAAACCGACTGGTTTTGTGATATTGTAAGTTGAGTTCAATAACTCAACATCCCTAAACAAACTATGTTATATTAAATTAAACCGATTAAGTCAGTACCAAAGTGGGAGGTATAGACATGGTGAGGCAAATTCCATCAAAAACTCAACTGGGGGTGATAGAATCTAACATTAGTCATGGTGTGGAGACGCCTAAAATTGTCTACCCAGAAAGTGATAATAAACCTATGGCGGATAACACTAGACAATTTACATGGATTGTCAAAATTAAGGAAAATTTAGAAATACTATTTAAGTCCAATGCGGATGTGTTTGTGTGGGGACTTATTTTGGTATCCAGTGGAGGTAGTAACAAAATTAAACTAGCCCTGACACCATGGTAGTGTTTGGGAGACCCAAGGGTCACCGGGGTCTTATCGACAGTGGGAAGAGAATAATATTCCACCCAGGTGGTGTTTGAAATTTTATCTCCTGGTAATAATAATACTGAGATGGACAGAAAAAAGCTCTTTATCTAGAACATGGAGTGGAGGAGTATTATGTATATGATCCAGATAGGATTAGTCTAGAAGTATCCATTAGGAAAATAACTCATTTAAGGAGATTGAGAATTTTACCACTTGGACCAGTCCAAGATTGAAAATAAGATTTGACATGAGCCAAGATGAATTAGTCATCTATTATCCAGATGGGAGTAAGTTTCTTAGTCCTGTAGAATTGAGTAATTATGCAGAACAAGAAAGATTTCTCAAAGAACAAGAAACTCAACATGCAGAACGTGAAAAATTGCTTAAAGAGCAAGAAACTCAACGTGCAGAACGCGAAAGACTTCTCAAAGAGCAGGAAACCCAACGTGCAGAACGTGAAAAATTGCTTAAAGAGCAAGAAACTCAACGTGCAGAACGCGAAAGACTTCTCAAA is a window encoding:
- a CDS encoding Uma2 family endonuclease, coding for MVSSGGSNKIKLAPDTMVVFGRPKDSGSYLQWEEDNIPPQVVFEILSPGNNNTEMDRKKLFYLEHGVEEYYVYDPDRISLEVSIRENNSFKEIENFTTWTSPRLKIRFDMTQDELVIYYPDGSKFLSPVELSNYAEQETQRAEREKLLKEQETQRAERERLLKEQETQRAERERLLKEQETQRAERERLLKEQETQRAERERLLKEQEQIKYQTLLSQLKAKGIDITALE